A single genomic interval of Fusarium verticillioides 7600 chromosome 8, whole genome shotgun sequence harbors:
- a CDS encoding hypothetical protein (At least one base has a quality score < 10), producing the protein MAEAIGLAASIAGLVQLTGSVFKLLTKFCKEAKDAPSKAQDLATQTRDLAGIFENLRLLASALEERDFNPALKPQHLESCQKTLNKISNKLDNALSDFDGGKSARRFVRRLKWPFSLQETKDFVAELANHRANLQLALAADSMDALIKSLAKQDEIHSIIERRISFETRVELNKRRKEVMNFFMRIKPQDYLDVSRELRHEATGSWLTSDDSTFERWKNGSNSQLWLSGIPGSGKTVLCGLVIETVLEQSDDMTAVCFAFCDYKNPDSCLPENILAALAVQLGLQGEEAFDLLDEYFDMLHPDDKLPTKPRLDDLMELFGSMSEAYEKVFVIVDGLDECGGQVARMTWSLKAIVDGSETVSSAFFSRKEEEIREQLAEGFEHIEVSAHVRDLEDYTLAEVSKRKVLKSIERTNPDLYKDILHTLVHGAQGMFRWVACQIDHICNLPNNKARKRALTELPPTLNETYDRVLQRVMQCPPETQTCVRRALQWTALGSPKMNIASLCEAVSFQQDMDTFEADDIIESEVISRNCGCLLRKSLDGNYFEFAHFTVLEYLERTEVGDFRYSEEDAYRSFAQTSISYLLLPHFDRVPTIIDTVEEAYAKERNQRHPFYKFAAYTPLGRQRSTASYPIHLKVMEEEPVLELLKQLFDVHKTGNFRAWAHAVLSGGQAELSIIHQLSNGPLHLAVFLLSPKLSQFLIDSGIDVDVVRGNATPLAMAIALEEGGSLGERMKDHRVMEQMTRTINVLLDNGADTAFVIEGYSCMAHAIDSLPGHYLLQFIRPTSAVPEDAVAAFSKFECKDKSDDLVLEAVLRLAIGEEASPQWKPLAPTALSFSRARGLTLPQMALSPTAYRYSDLEYRQALEIAAKFGLVDELSTLMSDPRYSSATTKPNDFELLSAAARSTSANSGKIVEVLLQSGIDPHICNTFGQHCLHISCESNNADVASVLLSRGVHPGSKDDNGKTSWHAACYSGHEKVMSLLQKQDEKTTVDLATLDNDGRTPFSAALHNGHTKLALELLEILPAEANYFASKSPIMEDVAALGSLELLTALRDKAITDLDVSNVETTPMHHLSATCTPDFARSLAELYDPFRADSSGKFPFQMFFERWLRHNILIKFDETVPLDPEMLKILIPKDNEFSSAGKVTHAWQLVCAGLAMEEICCEADVFVPMDCYYYFSRDLTTLFNHGVLYSYESKTKISGLVPLVGSLKDWTRDHFCSTSFVTLLSQVVDSSKISTSLEAVDDSYRFFKLAMLRAGPEVMLKLIDLGANVHRRVPEDVSSSPTSLFEIACEEASIEPFKAILETVPSQSISAVGLTGQSPLELVVKGSSPDKISLIKALDEKGLVRSPTAPASPLIIEAAKQNDLPLVKYLSGIGHDPFAVDTYGWGIAQWAANNRQFDILKWIVEKSSSPSQWQLAPSSTYTSANEAQTQIVDNEVSLLHFVADLPDFLSYFFENQFFDINITTSHGRTVLHYASMRGSMACCLMLLDQGINISAQDKDGKLAVDYALETGFNDLASFLLESGSPLPRGQVAPTGDMIKDLTSNEGLQLARRREFEGAIMNGNLELCKAAVSQRCSINQPLPSCHSCTPIFTAIRAQKPAVVNWLLDEGASTYSFFCKRHPTQSLFTHAVTAMEPSPYIEKLLSTALKSRSITRAYLVDAICQNIGKRNLNVLKLILDHFRANLDEYCDAWKGDLSLALGRDPAEQVKSALLNYHNPVVFPHRTPLQVAAVTGNVEMVKFLIQQGADLNVFDQHHDTPLIIAASHSHVLVVKELLQHNAIVGTSNMFGNTAMSLAVLMGHLGVVELLAEERPASLQYRNIDGSNLLLWASQESSSLATFKYLLSKRLDIHRRSDDGIPMFAFPLLQGRYVDYLSQHRLLDEPLLSPAPNPDSILNNAIVFCTTSQVKRLYRSLAPHDAGVLLNMRSKSQGTPLCLAVFRNNAATTGLLLDLGADVNKVGCWFGTPLMCAITFGNLGLVKLLVRRGASLEYTDKNEEMVSGLEKSLPYPDITRWLLVGRFQDQKLLGDKAFNGECAIRPWSGKTEYTTLLKGSHRRRWEESTLDYCKRLAQLKRILRGVAAFVEFV; encoded by the exons ATGGCGGAGGCCATCGGCTTGGCCGCTAGTATCGCTGGCCTCGTGCAACTCACTGGATCTGTCTTTAAACTGCTCACCAAGTTCTgcaaggaagccaaagatgcaCCGTCAAAAGCCCAAGACCTCGCCACCCAGACAAGAGATCTTGCTGGAATTTTCGAAAACCTGAGATTACTGGCTTCGGCGTTGGAAGAGCGAGACTTCAATCCAGCGCTCAAACCGCAACATCTCGAGTCGTGTCAGAAGACATTGAATAAGATTAGTAACAAGCTTGACAACGCGCTTTCTGACTTTGATGGCGGCAAATCAGCACGGCGTTTCGTTCGCAGGTTGAAATGGCCCTTTTCACTGCAGGAGACAAAAGATTTCGTCGCCGAGCTGGCCAATCATCGCGccaatcttcaacttgctCTCGCTGCAGATAGTATGGACGCTTTGATCAAGAGTCTGGCCAAGCAGGATGAAATTCATAGCATAATCGAAAGAAGGATCAGTTTTGAGACTCGAGTAGAGCTCAACAAGCGGCGCAAAGAGGtcatgaacttcttcatgCGTATAAAACCTCAGGACTATCTCGATGTCAGTCGCGAGCTCCGGCATGAAGCGACTGGGTCTTGGCTTACCAGCGACGATTCAACCTTTGAAAGGTGGAAGAATGGATCAAACTCTCAATTGTGGCTCAGCGGTATCCCAG GCAGCGGAAAGACTGTTCTCTGTGGACTTGTCATAGAGACTGTTCTTGAACAGAGCGATGATATGACTGCAGTGTGTTTCGCGTTCTGCGACTACAAAAACCCGGACTCGTGTCTCCCCGAAAATATCCTGGCCGCACTTGCAGTCCAACTTGGTCTCCAAGGCGAGGAAGCCTttgaccttctcgatgaATACTTCGACATGCTCCATCCCGATGATAAGCTCCCTACCAAACCAAGATTAGACGACCTTATGGAGCTCTTTGGATCCATGTCTGAAGCTTATGAGAAAGTATTTGTTATCGTTGATGGGCTAGACGAATGCGGTGGTCAGGTAGCTCGTATGACCTGGTCCTTGAAAGCTATAGTAGATGGATCTGAGACTGTCAGCTCTGCCTTCTTTAGCcgaaaggaagaagagatccGTGAGCAACTCGCTGAGGGGTTTGAACACATTGAGGTTTCAGCCCATGTGAGGGATTTGGAAGACTACACACTTGCAGAAGTCAGCAAGCGAAAGGTACTCAAAAGCATCGAACGGACGAACCCGGATCTCTATAAGGATATACTTCACACTTTAGTGCACGGAGCTCAAGGAAT GTTTCGGTGGGTGGCTTGCCAGATCGACCATATCTGCAACCTCCCCAATAACAAAGCTCGAAAGAGAGCTTTAACCGAGCTTCCACCAACTCTGAACGAGACTTACGATCGTGTTTTACAAAGGGTCATGCAATGTCCGCCTGAAACACAGACCTGTGTCAGAAGAGCTCTTCAATGGACAGCACTGGGATCACCCAAGATGAACATCGCCAGTTTATGCGAAGCAGTCTCGTTCCAGCAAGACATGGATACATTCGAAGCcgatgatatcattgagtCTGAGGTTATATCGCGTAATTGCGGATGTCTGCTACGAAAGTCTCTAGACGGAAACTACTTCGAGTTTGCCCACTTCACAGTCTTGGAATACCTAGAACGGACTGAAGTCGGCGACTTTCGATACTCCGAAGAGGATGCTTACCGGTCATTCGCGCAAACTTCGATTAGTTACCTGTTGCTTCCACACTTCGATCGGGTGCCGACTATCATTGATACAGTCGAGGAAGCTTACGCCAAAGAAAGGAACCAAAGGCACCCTTTCTACAAGTTCGCCGCCTATACTCCGCTGGGAAGGCAGAGAAGCACAGCTTCCTATCCTATCCACTTGAAAGTTATGGAAGAAGAACCCGTTCTggaacttctcaagcagCTCTTCGATGTCCACAAGACTGGCAACTTTAGGGCATGGGCTCATGCGGTGTTATCTGGCGGGCAGGCCGAGCTGTCGATTATACACCAACTGTCAAACGGCCCACTGCATCTCGCGGTGTTTCTACTAAGTCCCAAGTTGTCCCAGTTCCTTATTGACAGTGGTATCGACGTGGATGTGGTGCGAGGTAACGCCACTCCGCTCGCCATGGCGATCGCTCTGGAGGAAGGAGGTTCTCTTGGGGAAAGGATGAAAGATCACCGTGTGATGGAACAAATGACTCGTACCATCAACGTTCTCTTGGATAACGGCGCTGATACTGCGTTTGTCATCGAGGGCTATAGTTGCATGGCTCATGCCATTGACTCGTTGCCAGGTCATTACCTTCTGCAGTTCATTCGTCCAACGTCTGCCGTGCCAGAAGATGCAGTTGCAGCTTTCTCAAAGTTTGAGTGCAAGGACAAATCTGATGACTTGGTACTCGAGGCTGTACTTCGTTTAGCTATTGGGGAAGAAGCTTCCCCTCAGTGGAAACCATTGGCACCCACGGCGTTGTCTTTTTCTCGTGCACGTGGCCTTACTTTACCGCAGATGGCTCTCAGCCCTACAGCTTATAGGTACAGTGACCTTGAGTATCGACAAGCACTTGAGATTGCTGCCAAGTTTGGACTAGTCGATGAGCTGTCGACACTCATGTCGGATCCACGTTATAGCAGCGCTACTACCAAGCCGAACGATTTCGAGCTGTTGAGTGCCGCAGCTAGAAGCACATCAGCCAACAGCGGCAAGATagttgaagttcttcttcagtctGGTATTGATCCACATATTTGCAATACCTTTGGACAGCATTGTCTACATATCAGTTGTGAGTCGAACAATGCAGATGTAGCCTCAGTTCTTCTTTCTAGAGGGGTCCATCCTGGATCTAAAGACGACAATGGCAAGACCTCATGGCACGCGGCGTGCTATAGCGGACACGAAAAGGTCATGAGCCTACTCCAGAAACAGGATGAAAAGACCACGGTGGATCTCGCTACTTTAGATAACGATGGTCGAACACCCTTCTCGGCTGCCCTTCACAACGGTCATACCAAGCTAGCACTCGAGTTATTGGAGATCCTACCAGCCGAGGCAAACTACTTTGCCTCAAAGAGCCCAATAATGGAGGATGTAGCTGCCCTTGGTTCCTTGGAACTATTGACTGCATTGCGAGATAAAGCAATTACAGACTTGGATGTCTCGAATGTGGAAACGACACCTATGCACCATCTGAGCGCCACATGCACTCCGGATTTTGCTCGGAGCTTGGCCGAACTATATGATCCATTCCGTGCTGATAGCTCAGGGAAATTCCCGTTTCAAATGTTCTTCGAGCGGTGGCTTCGTCACAACATCCTTATAAAGTTTGATGAGACGGTACCCTTGGACCCCGAAATGTTGAAGATTCTCATACCGAAGGACAATGAATTCTCAAGCGCTGGTAAAGTGACACATGCTTGGCAACTTGTATGTGCTGGCCTAGCGATGGAGGAGATCTGCTGTGAAGCTGATGTCTTTGTCCCCATGGATTGTTACTATTATTTCTCCAGGGATCTGACTACACTATTCAACCACGGTGTTCTCTACTCGTATGAGAGCAAAACGAAGATATCTGGTTTGGTTCCGCTGGTCGGATCCCTGAAGGATTGGACAAGAGATCATTTTTGCTCGACATCTTTTGTCACTCTGCTATCCCAAGTCGTGGACTCTTCAAAGATCAGTACCTCGCTCGAGGCTGTCGACGATAGCTACCGTTTCTTCAAGTTAGCTATGTTAAGGGCCGGTCCAGAGGTTATGCTTAAGCTCATCGATCTCGGTGCTAATGTTCATCGGCGGGTCCCTGAGGATGTATCAAGCAGCCCAACGTCACTATTTGAGATAGCTTGTGAAGAGGCAAGTATTGAACCATTCAAGGCCATACTGGAGACTGTTCCTTCTCAAAGTATTAGCGCCGTTGGCCTGACTGGCCAAAGCCCACTTGAGCTGGTTGTCAAAGGTTCAAGCCCAGATAAGATATCTCTGATCAAAGCACTAGACGAGAAGGGACTTGTTCGGTCGCCTACCGCTCCTGCATCACCTTTGATCATTGAGGCTGCAAAGCAAAACGACCTACCGCTGGTAAAGTACTTATCGGGCATTGGGCACGACCCCTTCGCTGTTGATACTTATGGCTGGGGAATAGCCCAGTGGGCTGCCAACAACCGTCAGTTTGATATACTCAAGTGGATAGTCGAAAAGTCCTCTAGCCCATCCCAGTGGCAACTTGCTCCGTCCTCCACCTATACAAGCGCGAACGAAGCACAAACACAGATAGTCGACAACGAAGTCAGTTTACTACACTTTGTGGCTGATCTGCCGGACTTCCTGTCATACTTCTTCGAGAACCAGTTCTTCGATATCAATATCACTACTTCTCACGGACGAACCGTGCTTCACTATGCATCGATGAGAGGGTCTATGGCTTGCTGTCTGATGTTGTTAGATCAGGGGATCAATATTTCTGCTCAAGACAAAGATGGTAAACTTGCAGTTGACTATGCCCTTGAGACTGGTTTCAACGATCTTGCCTCGTTTCTTCTAGAATCAGGGTCTCCTCTTCCGCGAGGCCAGGTTGCACCTACAGGCGACATGATAAAGGACCTGACATCTAATGAAGGCCTACAGCTGGCCCGACGACGAGAATTCGAAGGCGCCATCATGAATGGCAATCTTGAGCTGTGCAAAGCGGCCGTCAGCCAAAGATGTTCGATCAACCAGCCTTTACCAAGCTGTCACTCTTGTACTCCTATCTTCACCGCTATAAGAGCTCAGAAGCCCGCCGTCGTCAACTGGCTCCTCGACGAGGGTGCTAGCACATACAGCTTCTTTTGTAAACGCCACCCGACACAAAGTTTATTCACTCACGCTGTCACTGCCATGGAGCCGTCACCCTATATTGAGAAATTGCTTTCAACGGCTCTAAAGTCGCGATCAATCACGCGCGCATATCTTGTTGACGCCATTTGCCAGAACATCGGCAAGAGGAACTTGAATGTACTGAAGCTCATACTGGATCATTTTAGAGCTAATCTCGACGAATATTG CGACGCCTGGAAGGGTGACCTGAGTCTTGCTCTCGGCCGTGATCCCGCTGAGCAGGTCAAATCCGCACTACTCAATTATCATAATCCGGTCGTCTTCCCGCATAGGACGCCACTACAAGTTGCAGCGGTAACTGGAAATGtcgagatggtgaagttCTTGATTCAGCAAGGCGCTGATCTAAACGTGTttgatcaacatcacgaCACGCCTTTGATTATCGCGGCCAGCCACAGCCATGTCCTTGTTGTGAAGGAACTTTTGCAACACAATGCCATTGTTGGAACGAGCAACATGTTTGGTAACACTGCCATGTCGTTGGCTGTTCTCATGGGCCATTTAGGTGTTGTGGAGCTTTTAGCAGAAGAGCGGCCGGCTTCGTTACAGTATAGGAACATAGATGGGTcaaatcttcttctctgggcATCGCAAGAAAGTTCATCGCTGGCCACTTTTAAGTACCTCCTGTCAAAAAGGCTGGATATTCACCGAAGGAGCGATGATGGAATACCTATGTTTGCTTTCCCTTTGCTTCAAGGAAGGTATGTGGACTATTTGTCCCAACATCGGCTGCTTGATGAACCATTACTTTCTCCTGCACCAAACCCAGACAGCATTCTCAACAATGCCATCGTGTTTTGCACAACAAGCCAGGTCAAGCGGTTATACAGATCCCTAGCACCGCATGACGCTGGTGTTCTCTTGAACATGAGGAGTAAATCTCAAGGGACCCCTCTGTGTCTAGCGGTATTTCGAAACAATGCGGCGACGACGGGTCTGTTGCTAGACCTTGGAGCGGACGTGAATAAGGTAGGGTGTTGGTTTGGGACACCTCTCATGTGCGCCATTACCTTCGGGAATTTAGGGCTGGTTAAGCTACTTGTCCGACGAGGCGCCAGTCTAGAATACACTGATAAGAACGAAGAGATGGTTAGTGGACTTGAGAAGAGTCTACCGTATCCTGACATCACTCGTTGGTTACTGGTTGGGAGATTTCAAGATCAGAAGCTGCTGGGAGATAAGGCATTTAATGGTGAATGCGCCATTAGGCCATGGAGTGGCAAAACAGAGTACACGACTTTGTTGAAAGGCTCTCATCGACGTCGTTGGGAAGAATCGACTCTGGATTACTGTAAAAGACTTGCTCAGTTGAAACGAATATTGAGAGGCGTAGCAGCTTTCGTGGAGTTTGTTTAG
- a CDS encoding beta-glucosidase encodes MFPSSISCLAALSLMSQGLLAQSQPENVITDDTYFYGQSPPVYPTPEQVDTGSWAAAVAKAKNLVSQLTLEEKVNLTTGGQTTTGCSGFIPGIPRVGFPGLCLADAGNGVRNTDYVSSFPSGIHVGASWNPELTYSRSYYMGAEAKAKGVNILLGPVFGPLGRVVEGGRNWEGFSNDPYLAGKLGHEAVAGIQDAGVVACGKHFLAQEQETHRLAASVTGADAISSNLDDKTLHELYLCVMCSYNRANNSHACQNSKLLNGLLKGELGFQGFVVSDWGAQQSGMASALAGLDVVMPSSILWGANLTLGVNNGTIPESQVDNMVTRLLATWYQLNQDQDTEAPGHGLAAKLWEPHPVVDARNASSKPTIWDGAVEGHVLVKNTNNALPFKPNMKLVSLFGYSHKAPDKNIPDPAQGMFSAWSIGAQSANITELNLGFLGNLSLTYSAIAPNGTIISGGGSGASAWTLFSSPFDAFVSRAKKEGTALFWDFESWDPYVNPTSEACIVAGNAWASEGWDRPATYDAYTDELINNVADKCANTIVVLHNAGTRLVDGFFGHPNVTAIIYAHLPGQDSGDALVSLLYGDENPSGRLPYTVARNETDYGHLLKPDLTLAPNQYQHFPQSDFSEGIFIDYRHFDAKNITPRFEFGFGLSYTTFEYASLQISKSQAQTPEYPAGALTEGGRSDLWDVVATVTASVRNTGSVDGKEVAQLYVGVPGGPMRQLRGFTKPAIKAGETATVTFELTRRDLSVWDVNAQEWQLQQGNYAIYVGRSSRDLPLQSTLSI; translated from the exons ATGTTTCCTTCTTCCATATCTTGTTTGGCGGCCCTGAGTCTGATGAGCCAGGGTCTACTAGCTCAGAGCCAACCGGAAAATGTCATCACCGATGATACCTACTTCTACGGTCAATCGCCACCAGTGTATCCTACAC CGGAACAGGTAGACACCGGCTCATGGGCTGCCGCTGtagccaaagccaagaactTGGTGTCCCAGTTGACTCTTGAAGAGAAAGTCAACTTGACTACAGGAGGCCAGACGACCACCGGCTGCTCTGGCTTCATCCCTGGCATTCCCCGTGTAGGCTTTCCAGGACTGTGTTTAGCAGACGCTGGCAACGGTGTCCGCAACACAGATTATGTGAGCTCGTTTCCCTCCGGGATTCATGTCGGTGCAAGCTGGAATCCGGAGTTGACCTACAGCCGGAGCTACTACATGGGTGCTgaggccaaagccaagggcGTTAACATCCTTCTCGGTCCAGTATTTGGACCTTTGGGCCGAGTAGTTGAAGGTGGACGCAACTGGGAGGGGTTTTCCAATGATCCCTACCTGGCGGGTAAATTAGGGCATGAAGCTGTCGCCGGTATCCAAGACGCCGGAGTTGTTGCATGCGGAAAACATTTCCTTGCTCAAGAGCAGGAGACCCATAGACTTGCGGCGTCTGTCACTGGGGCTGATGCAATCTCATCAAATCTCGATGACAAGACACTCCATGAATTATATCTCTG TGTGATGTGCAGCTACAACAGAGCAAACAATTCACACGCCTGCCAAAActcgaagcttctcaatggccttctcaagggcgagTTAGGATTCCAGGGTTTTGTCGTCTCGGACTGGGGCGCACAGCAATCTGGTATGGCTTCAGCATTGGCTGGCCTGGATGTTGTCATGCCCAGCTCGATCTTGTGGGGTGCCAACCTTACCCTTGGTGTGAACAACGGAACTATTCCCGAGTCACAGGTTGACAATATGGTTACACG GCTCCTTGCAACTTGGTATCAGTTGAACCAGGACCAAGACACCGAAGCCCCAGGTCACGGACTCGCTGCCAAGCTTTGGGAGCCTCACCCAGTAGTCGACGCTCGCAACGCAAGCTCCAAGCCTACTATCTGGGACGGTGCAGTCGAGGGCCATGTTCTTGTTAAGAACACCAACAACGCACTGCCATTCAAGCCCAACATGAAACTCGTTTCTTTGTTCGGATACTCTCACAAAGCTCCTGATAAGAACATCCCAGACCCCGCCCAAGGCATGTTCTCCGCTTGGTCTATCGGTGCCCAATCCGCCAACATCACTGAGCTGAACCTCGGCTTTCTCGGAAATTTGAGTCTCACATACTCCGCCATCGCGCCCAACGGAACCATCATCTCGGGTGGAGGCTCGGGTGCCAGCGCTTGGACTCTGTTCAGCTCACCCTTCGATGCATTCGTTTCTCGGGCGAAGAAAGAGGGTACTGCGCTTTTCTGGGATTTTGAGAGCTGGGATCCTTATGTGAACCCTACATCTGAAGCTTGCATCGTTGCTGGTAATGCATGGGCTAGCGAAGGCTGGGATAGACCTGCAACCTATGATGCCTATACTGATGAGCTCATCAATAACGTCGCTGACAAGTGCGCTAACACTATTGTTGTTCTTCACAATGCTGGAACACGACTTGTggatggcttctttggtcaCCCCAACGTCACCGCTATTATCTACGCTCATCTCCCAGGTCAGGATAGTGGAGATGCTCTGGTATCTTTGCTCTATGGCGATGAGAACCCATCTGGTCGCCTCCCTTACACCGTTGCCCGCAACGAGACGGATTATGGTCACCTGCTGAAGCCAGACTTGACTCTCGCCCCCAACCAGTACCAACACTTTCCCCAGTCCGACTTCTCCGAGGGTATTTTCATTGACTACCGACATTTCGATGCTAAGAACATCACGCCTCGCTTCGAGTTTGGTTTCGGCTTGAGCTACACAACCTTTGAGTACGCTAGTCTCCAGATCTCAAAGTCCCAGGCCCAGACACCGGAATACCCAGCTGGTGCTCTTACCGAGGGAGGCCGTTCAGATTTGTGGGACGTCGTTGCTACTGTCACAGCAAGCGTCAGGAACACTGGGTCTGTCGACGGCAAGGAGGTTGCACAGCTATACGTTGGTGTTCCAGGTGGTCCTATGAGACAGCTACGTGGCTTTACGAAACCAGCTATTAAGGCTGGAGAGACGGCTACAGTGACCTTTGAGCTTACTCGCCGCGACTTGAGTGTCTGGGATGTTAATGCGCAGGAGTGGCAACTTCAGCAAGGCAACTATGCTATCTACGTTGGCCGAAGTAGTCGAGATTTGCCTCTGCAAAGTACCTTGAGCATCTAG